The Vanessa tameamea isolate UH-Manoa-2023 chromosome 2, ilVanTame1 primary haplotype, whole genome shotgun sequence genome has a segment encoding these proteins:
- the LOC113393789 gene encoding deoxyribodipyrimidine photo-lyase isoform X1 — protein MITGSKRTVVTISNVSTAAKKAKNLTNANIDIDNIKNDIQKKREDTAESILNFSFNKKRLRIVSQEQMVADDCEGIVYWMSRDSRVQDNWAFLFAQKLALKNKVPLHVCFCLIAKYLDASVRQFDFLLKGLEQVAEECNKLNISFHLLEGSGGEVLPQWVLDHKIGAVVCDFNPLRVPLGWLEDAKRKLKKDVPLIQVDAHNVVPCWVASDKQEYSARTIRNKITSKLEEFLTEFPPVIKHPYTSKFKPEPIDWEEAIKSRDADETVKPVDWATPGYECALQVLKSFIDKRLKIYATKRNDPTQNALSNLSPWFHFGQISVQRVALCVQEYKSKHTESVNAFLEEAIVRRELADNFCFYCKHYDSIEGASAWAQKTLNDHKLDKKAHIYKLEQLSQAITHDDLWNAAQIQMMEEGKMHGFLRMYWCKKILEWSETPEQALECAIYLNDHYSIDGRDPSGYVGCMWSICGIHDQGWAERAIFGKIRYMNYEGCKRKFDVATFVQRYVRKTTSESEPLRNHWTDFDENVCVLKLVVT, from the exons atgatTACCGGTTCTAAGAGAACTGTTGTTACCATTTCAAATGTATCTACAGCAGCAAAGAAGGCCAAAAACTTAACAAATGCGAATATTGATATCGATAATATTAAGAACGACATACAGAAAAAGCGGGAAGATACCGCGGAGTCAATTTTGAACTTTAGTTTTAATAAGAAGCGCTTAAGAATAGTTTCACAAGAACAGATGGTCGCTGATGATTGTGAGGGCATTGTGTATTGGATGTCTCGCGATAGCAGAGTACAAGATAATTGGGCATTTTTGTTCGCGCAAAAGCTGgctcttaaaaataaagtacctCTTCATGTATGTTTCTGCTTAATAGCAAAATATTTAGATGCTTCGGTGAGGCAGTTTGACTTCCTATTAAAAG gaCTTGAACAAGTAGCAGAAGAATGCAACAAACTAAACATATCATTTCACTTGCTAGAAGGTAGTGGTGGTGAAGTCTTACCACAATGGGTTTTAGATCACAAAATTGGTGCTGTAGTTTGCGACTTCAACCCATTAAGAGTACCTCTGGGTTGGCTCGAAGATGCTAAAAGGAAACTGAAAAAAGATGTACCATTAATACAA GTGGATGCTCATAACGTTGTTCCGTGCTGGGTTGCATCAGATAAGCAGGAATATTCGGCAAGGACTATAAGGAACAAAATAACATCCAAACTTGAGGAGTTTCTCACAGAATTTCCGCCTGTTATTAAACACCCTTATACCAGTAAATTTAAGCCTGAG CCAATAGATTGGGAAGAAGCAATAAAATCAAGAGATGCAGATGAGACTGTGAAGCCAGTAGACTGGGCAACTCCTGGCTATGAATGTGCACTGCAGGTTTTGAAGAGTTTCATtgataaacgtttaaaaatatatgctacAAAGAGGAATGACCCGACACAAAATGCCCTTAGTAATTTGTCACCTTGGTTTCattttg GTCAAATATCAGTACAAAGAGTAGCCCTCTGTGTACAagaatataaatcaaaacataccGAGAGTGTAAATGCATTCCTCGAGGAAGCAATAGTCAGACGTGAACTAGCCGACAATTTCTGTTTCTACTGCAAACACTATGATAGTATTGAGGGAGCCAGTGCATGGGCACAGAAGACACTTAATGATCACAA ATTGGATAAAAAAGCACACATTTATAAACTGGAACAACTATCACAAGCTATTACTCACGATGATCTGTGGAACGCAGCCCAGATACAAATGATGGAGGAAGGAAAAATGCATGGATTTTTACGAATGTACTGGTGTAAGAAAATTCTGGAATGGTCGGAGACACCTGAACAGGCTCTAGAATgtgctatatatttaaatgaccaTTACAGTATTGATGGCAGAGATCCCAGTGGTTATGTAG GGTGCATGTGGTCGATATGCGGTATCCATGACCAGGGCTGGGCGGAGCGCGCCATTTTCGGAAAGATTCGTTACATGAACTACGAAGGATGCAAGCGCAAGTTCGATGTGGCGACCTTCGTGCAGCGATACGTCCGAAAGACGA cgAGCGAGTCCGAGCCCCTCAGAAACCACTGGACTGATTTCGATGaaaatgtttgtgttttaaaGCTTGTGGTTACTTAG
- the LOC113393789 gene encoding deoxyribodipyrimidine photo-lyase isoform X3: MITGSKRTVVTISNVSTAAKKAKNLTNANIDIDNIKNDIQKKREDTAESILNFSFNKKRLRIVSQEQMVADDCEGIVYWMSRDSRVQDNWAFLFAQKLALKNKVPLHVCFCLIAKYLDASVRQFDFLLKGLEQVAEECNKLNISFHLLEGSGGEVLPQWVLDHKIGAVVCDFNPLRVPLGWLEDAKRKLKKDVPLIQVDAHNVVPCWVASDKQEYSARTIRNKITSKLEEFLTEFPPVIKHPYTSKFKPEPIDWEEAIKSRDADETVKPVDWATPGYECALQVLKSFIDKRLKIYATKRNDPTQNALSNLSPWFHFGQISVQRVALCVQEYKSKHTESVNAFLEEAIVRRELADNFCFYCKHYDSIEGASAWAQKTLNDHKLDKKAHIYKLEQLSQAITHDDLWNAAQIQMMEEGKMHGFLRMYWCKKILEWSETPEQALECAIYLNDHYSIDGRDPSGYVGCMWSICGIHDQGWAERAIFGKIRYMNYEGCKRKFDVATFVQRYVRKTNKQVQNISSIVL; this comes from the exons atgatTACCGGTTCTAAGAGAACTGTTGTTACCATTTCAAATGTATCTACAGCAGCAAAGAAGGCCAAAAACTTAACAAATGCGAATATTGATATCGATAATATTAAGAACGACATACAGAAAAAGCGGGAAGATACCGCGGAGTCAATTTTGAACTTTAGTTTTAATAAGAAGCGCTTAAGAATAGTTTCACAAGAACAGATGGTCGCTGATGATTGTGAGGGCATTGTGTATTGGATGTCTCGCGATAGCAGAGTACAAGATAATTGGGCATTTTTGTTCGCGCAAAAGCTGgctcttaaaaataaagtacctCTTCATGTATGTTTCTGCTTAATAGCAAAATATTTAGATGCTTCGGTGAGGCAGTTTGACTTCCTATTAAAAG gaCTTGAACAAGTAGCAGAAGAATGCAACAAACTAAACATATCATTTCACTTGCTAGAAGGTAGTGGTGGTGAAGTCTTACCACAATGGGTTTTAGATCACAAAATTGGTGCTGTAGTTTGCGACTTCAACCCATTAAGAGTACCTCTGGGTTGGCTCGAAGATGCTAAAAGGAAACTGAAAAAAGATGTACCATTAATACAA GTGGATGCTCATAACGTTGTTCCGTGCTGGGTTGCATCAGATAAGCAGGAATATTCGGCAAGGACTATAAGGAACAAAATAACATCCAAACTTGAGGAGTTTCTCACAGAATTTCCGCCTGTTATTAAACACCCTTATACCAGTAAATTTAAGCCTGAG CCAATAGATTGGGAAGAAGCAATAAAATCAAGAGATGCAGATGAGACTGTGAAGCCAGTAGACTGGGCAACTCCTGGCTATGAATGTGCACTGCAGGTTTTGAAGAGTTTCATtgataaacgtttaaaaatatatgctacAAAGAGGAATGACCCGACACAAAATGCCCTTAGTAATTTGTCACCTTGGTTTCattttg GTCAAATATCAGTACAAAGAGTAGCCCTCTGTGTACAagaatataaatcaaaacataccGAGAGTGTAAATGCATTCCTCGAGGAAGCAATAGTCAGACGTGAACTAGCCGACAATTTCTGTTTCTACTGCAAACACTATGATAGTATTGAGGGAGCCAGTGCATGGGCACAGAAGACACTTAATGATCACAA ATTGGATAAAAAAGCACACATTTATAAACTGGAACAACTATCACAAGCTATTACTCACGATGATCTGTGGAACGCAGCCCAGATACAAATGATGGAGGAAGGAAAAATGCATGGATTTTTACGAATGTACTGGTGTAAGAAAATTCTGGAATGGTCGGAGACACCTGAACAGGCTCTAGAATgtgctatatatttaaatgaccaTTACAGTATTGATGGCAGAGATCCCAGTGGTTATGTAG GGTGCATGTGGTCGATATGCGGTATCCATGACCAGGGCTGGGCGGAGCGCGCCATTTTCGGAAAGATTCGTTACATGAACTACGAAGGATGCAAGCGCAAGTTCGATGTGGCGACCTTCGTGCAGCGATACGTCCGAAAGACGA ataagcAAGTGCAGAATATCAGTTCAATTGTGTTATGA
- the LOC113393789 gene encoding deoxyribodipyrimidine photo-lyase isoform X2, which translates to MITGSKRTVVTISNVSTAAKKAKNLTNANIDIDNIKNDIQKKREDTAESILNFSFNKKRLRIVSQEQMVADDCEGIVYWMSRDSRVQDNWAFLFAQKLALKNKVPLHVCFCLIAKYLDASVRQFDFLLKGLEQVAEECNKLNISFHLLEGSGGEVLPQWVLDHKIGAVVCDFNPLRVPLGWLEDAKRKLKKDVPLIQVDAHNVVPCWVASDKQEYSARTIRNKITSKLEEFLTEFPPVIKHPYTSKFKPEPIDWEEAIKSRDADETVKPVDWATPGYECALQVLKSFIDKRLKIYATKRNDPTQNALSNLSPWFHFGQISVQRVALCVQEYKSKHTESVNAFLEEAIVRRELADNFCFYCKHYDSIEGASAWAQKTLNDHKLDKKAHIYKLEQLSQAITHDDLWNAAQIQMMEEGKMHGFLRMYWCKKILEWSETPEQALECAIYLNDHYSIDGRDPSGYVGCMWSICGIHDQGWAERAIFGKIRYMNYEGCKRKFDVATFVQRYVRKTRPEKNIGYFFSRKISGEQSSR; encoded by the exons atgatTACCGGTTCTAAGAGAACTGTTGTTACCATTTCAAATGTATCTACAGCAGCAAAGAAGGCCAAAAACTTAACAAATGCGAATATTGATATCGATAATATTAAGAACGACATACAGAAAAAGCGGGAAGATACCGCGGAGTCAATTTTGAACTTTAGTTTTAATAAGAAGCGCTTAAGAATAGTTTCACAAGAACAGATGGTCGCTGATGATTGTGAGGGCATTGTGTATTGGATGTCTCGCGATAGCAGAGTACAAGATAATTGGGCATTTTTGTTCGCGCAAAAGCTGgctcttaaaaataaagtacctCTTCATGTATGTTTCTGCTTAATAGCAAAATATTTAGATGCTTCGGTGAGGCAGTTTGACTTCCTATTAAAAG gaCTTGAACAAGTAGCAGAAGAATGCAACAAACTAAACATATCATTTCACTTGCTAGAAGGTAGTGGTGGTGAAGTCTTACCACAATGGGTTTTAGATCACAAAATTGGTGCTGTAGTTTGCGACTTCAACCCATTAAGAGTACCTCTGGGTTGGCTCGAAGATGCTAAAAGGAAACTGAAAAAAGATGTACCATTAATACAA GTGGATGCTCATAACGTTGTTCCGTGCTGGGTTGCATCAGATAAGCAGGAATATTCGGCAAGGACTATAAGGAACAAAATAACATCCAAACTTGAGGAGTTTCTCACAGAATTTCCGCCTGTTATTAAACACCCTTATACCAGTAAATTTAAGCCTGAG CCAATAGATTGGGAAGAAGCAATAAAATCAAGAGATGCAGATGAGACTGTGAAGCCAGTAGACTGGGCAACTCCTGGCTATGAATGTGCACTGCAGGTTTTGAAGAGTTTCATtgataaacgtttaaaaatatatgctacAAAGAGGAATGACCCGACACAAAATGCCCTTAGTAATTTGTCACCTTGGTTTCattttg GTCAAATATCAGTACAAAGAGTAGCCCTCTGTGTACAagaatataaatcaaaacataccGAGAGTGTAAATGCATTCCTCGAGGAAGCAATAGTCAGACGTGAACTAGCCGACAATTTCTGTTTCTACTGCAAACACTATGATAGTATTGAGGGAGCCAGTGCATGGGCACAGAAGACACTTAATGATCACAA ATTGGATAAAAAAGCACACATTTATAAACTGGAACAACTATCACAAGCTATTACTCACGATGATCTGTGGAACGCAGCCCAGATACAAATGATGGAGGAAGGAAAAATGCATGGATTTTTACGAATGTACTGGTGTAAGAAAATTCTGGAATGGTCGGAGACACCTGAACAGGCTCTAGAATgtgctatatatttaaatgaccaTTACAGTATTGATGGCAGAGATCCCAGTGGTTATGTAG GGTGCATGTGGTCGATATGCGGTATCCATGACCAGGGCTGGGCGGAGCGCGCCATTTTCGGAAAGATTCGTTACATGAACTACGAAGGATGCAAGCGCAAGTTCGATGTGGCGACCTTCGTGCAGCGATACGTCCGAAAGACGA GACCAGAGAAgaatataggctactttttttccCGGAAAATCTCAGGAGAGCAAAGCAGCAGGTAA
- the LOC113393780 gene encoding ankyrin repeat and MYND domain-containing protein 1-like, with product MDTRDYQQYYIGNKDDESRKHGKGENHWSGVKSLEWYEGHFVRDTMHGIGDYYCRFRGPEKAIENAVTYEGYFYCNQFHGYGTMSYPNGKTFTGLFLSNVRWGPGVENQADMHDNVGLWRGSQLVRLAWRPSALNIVPDFMSISSGRTLVESHRIILTSKVETVGEVNSAIELLKRCGADPRVAVERWKKVYPKNCSDIRSPLCHIDFLNHNYYDGKICTLNEKDESSDNKDLRDDEAETYYAWSNNSVMINMMKHSYKHEKQRNPLIFDLTSVLSGPRIKFKPAGSQELLCRTLLMACYLGYIAEVAKLINGKKINPDVCDIQGNSAIMYAVCGDHPDIINFLVEAGANVDYYNDNCCSPFAVALMRYTCARNDIVSNGMLYAMLPPAATPAPPPVEQKVFEWNLIRDQSSTSAGGTLTKIPSKIARNMSSKKIKSVLSIEDQSPIKKKNDPQPQILDPEDDPFSEELRLYNDVSREYCIKVTDSFTLSNGANAISYLFDVNDMVKEIEANEEDQKKAEKVPKKVSSKVIKETMKTSKEAMWDTNEKEKVSIDSAEKLKIDMYVLKKLSKIMFTILQLLSNGADPKSVQFPQPALFIAVTSNCPDLLRHLVQYGANINESYPQVFDYTCLDVVVSRPITQTNFEMIIVLLENGADVNHRLVYTQETKDPTNSHVTIYGPTLLHVLITKKTDNINEEDIRRQLLELLLEHNCDPIVQFKGRSAIDLAMNKNLDLFNAFIKHPKVNLNAIINDANQSILVKLFSMSYFRSITGAERLQTLTNLLLFGADPLIECQNDESVYQNIFIYTNKFQIRIFDQAGKQDLKSKKPDKTKKDDKLSTKSMGKMTSDDVDDYKQATDLMTDCARLIYIRWLQAKLMKELIVVVNKYRHRHWNMIIKELNTNIYGLWLAPQRCLEMWDILSSTKKKIYNDKQVLRHLLCMVIFMSWKNYGQKHVNENCEQTLTASLRDMIESDVTHLLRQHNVRRKLTLELDVETMNRSYVKPELVVDVSLLYKNFI from the exons atggaCACGCGAGATTATCAGCAGTATTATATAGGTAATAAAGACGATGAAAGTAGAAAACATGGCAAGGGAGAAAATCACTGGTCCGGAGTTAAA tctttAGAATGGTATGAGGGGCATTTTGTTCGTGATACTATGCACGGTATCGGGGATTATTATTGTCGATTCCGAGGACCCGAAAAAGCCATCGAGAATGCTGTGACATATGAAGGATACTTTTATTGCAACCAGTTTCACGGCTACGGAACCATGTCGTATCCTAACGGAAAAACTTTTacc GGTTTATTTCTTAGTAACGTTCGATGGGGTCCTGGTGTGGAAAACCAAGCTGACATGCATGATAACGTAGGTCTATGGCGAGGATCCCAGCTCGTGAGGCTGGCTTGGCGGCCATCTGCACTTAATATTGTACCAGATTTTATGTCCATCAGCAGTGGGCGAACTTTAGTTGAATCGCACAGAATTATATTGACTTCAAAAGTCGAAACT GTAGGCGAGGTAAATAGCGCTATTGAACTACTCAAACGATGCGGTGCTGACCCCCGAGTAGCTGTTGAAAGATGGAAGAAGGTGTATCCCAAGAACTGCTCTGATATCCGCAGCCCACTTTGCCATATCGACTTTTTAAATCATAACTATTATGATGGAAAGATTTGTACGCTTAATGAAAAGGATGAAAGTTCAGATAATAAAGATTTG AGAGACGATGAAGCTGAAACTTATTATGCTTGGAGTAACAATAGCGTGATGATTAATATGATGAAACACAGCTACAAACATGAGAAACAAAGGAACCCATTGATATTCGACCTCACGTCTGTTTTGTCTGGGCcgagaataaaatttaaaccagCTGGATCACAAGAGCTACTATGCAG AACATTGCTCATGGCTTGTTACTTAGGATATATCGCTGAAGTGGCTAAGCTTATTAATGGGAAAAAAATTAACCCCGATGTTTGTGATATTCAAGGAAATTCTGCAATTATGTACGCTGTT TGTGGAGATCAccctgatattataaattttctcgTTGAGGCTGGAGCTAATGTTGACTATTATAACGACAACTGCTGCTCACCGTTCGCCGTGGCGTTGATGCGATATACTTGTGCTCGAAATGATATCGTTTCTAATGGAATGCTCTATGCTATGTTGCCACCAGCTGCAACACCTGCTCCAC CGCCAGTCGAACAAAAGGTTTTTGAATGGAATTTAATACGTGATCAATCATCCACAAGTGCAGGTGGCACTTTGACCAAAATTCCAAGCAAAATAGCCAGAAATATGAgttcaaagaaaattaaatcgGTACTATCTATAGAAGATCAATCGCCaatcaagaaaaaaaatgatcCACAACCTCAAATATTAGATCCAGAAGATGACCCGTTTTCAGAGGAATTAAGATTGTATAATGATGTTAGTCGCGAATACTGTATTAAAGTTACCGATTCATTTACACTATCAAATGGGGCGAATGCCATTTCCTATTTATTCGACGTCAATGATATGGTTAAAGAAATTGAAGCTAATGAAGAAGATCAAAAGAAAGCTGAAAAGGTACCAAAAAAAGTATCATCTAAAGTAATAAAGGAAACAATGAAAACTAGCAAGGAAGCCATGTGGGAtacaaatgaaaaagaaaaagtgTCCATAGATAGTGCTGAGAAGCTAAAAatagatatgtatgtattaaaaaa GTTATCGAAAATAATGTTTACTATTCTTCAATTACTGTCAAATGGTGCTGATCCTAAATCTGTTCAATTTCCTCAACCAGCTTTGTTTATAGCAGTAACTTCTAATTGTCCTGATTTACTGCGACATTTAGTACAATATGGTGCCAATATCAATGAATCTTATCCGCAA GTCTTTGATTATACTTGTTTAGACGTCGTTGTGTCTCGACCTATCACCCAAACTAACTTTGAAATGATCATCGTGCTATTAGAAAACGGTGCGGATGTAAATCACAGGCTTGTTTACACGCAAGAAACAAAAGATCCGACAAATTCACATGTAACAATATATGGTCCAACACTTCTTCATGTTTTGATAACAAAAAAGACTGATAATATTAACGAAGAAGAT ATACGTCGCCAATTACTGGAGCTTTTACTGGAACACAACTGTGATCCGATAGTTCAATTTAAAGGAAGATCGGCTATAGATTTAgcaatgaataaaaatttgGATCTCTTTAATGCGTTTATAAAACATCCAAAAGTTAATCTCAATGCTATAATAAATGATGCTAATCAAAGTATATTGGTAAAATTGTTCAGTATGTCTTACTTCAGAAGTATAACAGGCGCAGAACGACTGCAAACG CTTACAAATTTACTGCTTTTTGGAGCTGATCCGTTGATAGAATGTCAAAATGATGAGAGTGTCTATCAGAATATTTTCAtctatacaa ataaatttcaaattcGAATATTTGATCAAGCTGGAAAACAAGATTTAAAGAGCAAAAAACCGGACAAGACGAAAAAAGACGATAAGCTATCGACTAAATCGATGGGAAAAATGACTTCTGACGACGTAGATGATTATAAGCAAGCAACAGACCTAATGACGGACTGCGCGAGGCTCATCTATATAAGATGGCTGCAAGCAAAACTAATGAAAGAACTCATCGTGGTTGTTAATAA ATATAGACACCGGCACTGGAACATGATAATAAAAGAACTTAATACCAACATTTATGGTTTGTGGCTCGCACCTCAACGTTGTCTCGAAATGTGGGACATCCTATCTAGtacgaaaaagaaaatatataatgacaAACAAGTATTGAGACATTTACTCTGCATGGTAATTTTTATGTCCTGGAAAAATTACGGTCAGAAACATGTCAATGAGAATTGTGAACAAACCCTCACAGCCTCATTAAGAGATATGATAGAATCTGACGTAACTCATCTCCTAAGACAGCATAATGTAAGAAGAAAACTGACATTAGAACTTGATGTAGAAACTATGAACCGCTCTTATGTGAAACCAGAGCTAGTCGTTGACGttagtttgttatataaaaatttcatttaa